From a region of the Xyrauchen texanus isolate HMW12.3.18 chromosome 39, RBS_HiC_50CHRs, whole genome shotgun sequence genome:
- the faim2b gene encoding fas apoptotic inhibitory molecule 2b, whose translation MTQKKVIPTIQTVEGNMPPSYDEANAGCPGYYYGEGTFSWDDKNIRRIFIRKVYAILMLQLFATVAVITLFTFCAPVRMYIQTHPILYSMSNLLFLVTYISLACCGDLRRQFPWNLILLTVFTLSMACMLGFISSFYNTKSVVLCIGITATVCLCVSLFSFQSKIDITSFQGLLFTLCMVMFFCAIVMGFVVPFGYVPWLHSVYASIGAIVFTMFLAFDTQLLMGNKQYAMNPEEYIFATLSLYLDIVYLFTFLLQLFGNGRE comes from the exons GTTATTCCAACAATCCAAACTGTTGAAGGAAACATGCCTCCAAGTTATGACGAGGCCAATGCAG GATGTCCAGGTTATTACTATGGTGAAGGAACATTTAGCTGGGATGACAAGAATATCAGGCGAATATTTATAAGAAAG GTTTATGCAATTCTGATGCTGCAGCTCTTTGCAACAGTAGCAGTTATTACCCTCTTCACATTCTG TGCTCCAGTGAGGATGTACATTCAAACACATCCCATTTTGTACTCAATGTCCAA TCTTCTGTTTCTTGTCACTTATATCTCTTTGGCTTGCTGTGGTGATTTGAG GAGGCAGTTTCCATGGAATCTCATTCTACTTACAGTCTTT ACTTTGAGCATGGCTTGCATGTTAGGTTTTATCTCCAG TTTCTACAACACCAAGTCTGTTGTGTTGTGCATTGGTATCACTGCCACAGTGTGTCTGTGCGTCAGCTTATTCAGCTTTCAGAGCAAg ATTGACATCACCTCCTTTCAAGGTCTTCTCTTCACTCTGTGTATGGTCATGTTTTTCTGTGCTATTGTCATGGGATTTGTTGTTCCCTTTGGATAT GTTCCTTGGTTACATTCTGTCTATGCCAGCATAGGAGCTATTGTCTTTACCATG TTTCTAGCCTTTGATACGCAGCTGCTAATGGGAAACAAGCAATACGCCATGAATCCTGAAGAATATATCTTCGCAACTTTAAGTCTCTACCTGGATATTGTGTACTTGTTTACATTCCTGTTGCAATTGTTTGGGAATGGTAGAGAGTGA